The Solanum stenotomum isolate F172 unplaced genomic scaffold, ASM1918654v1 scaffold26055, whole genome shotgun sequence genome includes the window ACTTAAAAGTTTTCAAATCATAAATTTAGAAGTAAGTAATTCAAACCACTCAACATATCGTCATTTCGATGCTATAGACAGTATTGACTTCTCAGATTTTGCTAATCATGACAAACCTGCACTCAAAGAAAAGTTATACGTTTTGGGGGAGGTTGTTTCGCATTGACTTTGAAGGTCTGGCTCTTCATAATTCTTTCTTCTACCTTTGCTTGGACTCGTAACACTCGTCTATTCTAAATCTTGGTTAaggaataataagaaaataaattacaagaaAACATTTGAttgaaaatcatatatataaaaaaataagataaaattatcTACATATATATAGCAATAAAGAGTAGAACTTCAGATTGTGACATGTCATGAAACAAAGCGAACGTCCTTTATCTAAAGTCTTTCTTTTGTGGGGTGATTTGATTGACCATATActctttaaatttttggataTCTTCTTACAATGTCACCCTTAAAAGTTGTCCTAGTTTTTGACGAAATAGATATGATGTCATTTTGTCACGATGAGATCTAACCTTCTATAGGTTACCTACTATTCCATCAAGGGCATCAAGCCAAACATAATCTACGaatacatttaaaaattgaaataaataggTCAAACCCTCCTCGAGTTGCCTACGTATCAAAACAAAATTAGGCCATGCGTAGTCCGTTACATACAAAGCTAATGGAGAATTGAAAAATTTCTAATAAAGTGACCGAAGACAATATAAGCCACCTCGTATCCTGCCAACAGTGTCAGGCCAAGCGTAGTTCATATTACATAAAAAGGAAATTTCAAAATCCTACTAAAATACCAAATCTGGTGTGGATTTCCTATGTATCCCCGCCAAGGGAATCAGGTCAAAACGTAGTTTTCAATACATGACAAAAAacattacataaaaaatgaaatagaaactTCTAGATGTAGTGTCTCTTAACCGCATCTGCATTGATGGCTTTCGGCCATATCTTACCATCCATTTCTATTAGAATCAAATCTTCTCTGGTCAGTACTCGGTGAACCATGTAAGGTCCTTGTCAATTTGGTGCAAACTTCCTCTTAGCTTTATCTTGGTGCGGGAATATTCACTTCAACACCAATTGTCCCGGTTCAAACTGTCTCAATCTTACTCTCTTGTTGAAAACGTTGGTCATCCTATATTGATAAAGTTGCTTGTAACAAACTGCATTCATTCTCTTTTCATCAATGAGCATCAATTGTTCATCCCAAATATGCGTCCACTTGGCATTACTTAActcagcttcttggatgatcCTCAAAGATGGTATCTCAACTTCCATTGGTAACACTGCTTCTGTTCCATAAACCAAAAGATAAGGGGTTTCCCCAATCGAAATCCTTATCATGGTGCGGTAGCCAAGAAGGGCAAATGGCCAATTCTCATGCCAATGCTTGTAGTTATCAATAATTTTCCGCAATATCCTGTTGATATTTTTGTTGGCTACCTCAACTGCTCCATTCATCTGAGGTCGATAAGGAGTGTAATTGCGGTGAATAAATTTGAACTTCTCACATATTTCATGCATCAAACTGGTATTAAGATTAGCTCCAGTATCTGTATTCATTGACTCAGGGAATCCAAATCTACAAATGATGTTATTGCAGACAAAATCTATCACCACCTTCTTTGTCACAGACTTGTATTAAAATGCTTCTACCCACTTTGTGAAGTAATCAATAGCTATAAGAATGAACATGTGTCCATTGAGGCGGCTGGCTCAATAGGACCACTGACATCCATATCCCAAGGTGGAAACGACCAAGGAGAACTCATCATATTTAGCTTATTCGGTGGAactcgaatcaaatcaccatgAATCTAACATTGATGACACTTTCTCACAAAACGAATGCAATCACTTTCCATGGTCATCCAGAAATATCCAGCTTGTAGAATCGTCTTTGCCAAAGTAAAACCATTCATGTGTGGCCCACATGTACCCCTATGTATTTCTTCAATCAACTTGCCTGCCTCTTGATAGTTAACACACCTTTATAATCCCAAATATGGAGTCCTCCTATAAGGGATTTCTCTACTTAGGAAAAAGTGATTTGCGAGTCTCTGAAGTGTTTTCTTTTGAACATTGTTTACGCCTTCCGAATAGTCTCCTCCTCCGAGATACCTCTTAATGTCATAGTACCAAGGCTTTCCATCTAGTTATTCATCTACATGGAAATAATAGACCGGTTGATCTTGCACATTGACCTTGATTGGATCTATGTAATTCTTGTCTGGATGTTTAATCATAGAAGCCAGGGTTGCCAAAGCATATGGAAACTCATTATGAGCTCGATGAATATGCTTGAATTCTATCTTGACAAATTTCTTTCACAATTCCCTCACGCAAAGCACATATGAAAGTATCTTTACATTCTTGGTGCTCTATTTGCCTTGAACCTGATGACTGAATAAGTCTGAATCACCTATAACCAATAATTCCTGTATGTTCATATCAACAACCATTCTAAGTCCAAGAACACAAGCCTCGTACTCTACCGTATTATTGGTGCACATGAATCTAAACTTTGTTGTAATAAGATAATGTTAGCCTAATGCTGAAATTAGCATTGCTCCAGCACCGACTCCTTTGGAGTTCGCAGCACTATCAAAAAAATTCTCCACCCGGGATATTATTCTGAAATATCCTCTCCAATAAATAAAACCTCTTCATAAGGTAAATAAGTTTTAAGAGGTTTGTACTCTTCATCAACATGATTTTTTCAGTGAGATGATCACCTAGCGCTTGTCCCTTGATAGCCTTTTGAGTGATATAAAGAATGTCGAATTTGCATAGCAAAATTTGCCACTTCGCTATCCTCCCAATAGGCATAGGCTTCTGAAAGATGTACTTGAGCGGATCCATCCTTGAGATAAGAGANNNNNNNNNNNNNNNNNNNNNNNNNNNNNNNNNNNNNNNNNNNNNNNNNNNNNNNNNNNNNNNNNNNNNNNNNNNNNNNNNNNNNNNNNNNNNNNNNNNNNNNNNNNNNNNNNNNNNNNNNNNNNNNNNNNNNNNNNNNNNNNNNNNNNNNNNNNNNNNNNNNNNNNNNNNNNNNNNNNNNNNNNNNNNNNNNNNNNNNNNNNNNNNNNNNNNNNNNNNNNNNNNNNNNNNNNNNNNNNNNNNNNNNNNNNNNNNNNNNNNNNNNNNNNNNNNNNNNNNNNNNNNNNNNNNNNNNNNNNNNNNNNNNNNNNNNNNNNNNNNNNNNNNNNNNNNNNNNNNNNNNNNNNNNNNNNNNNNNNNNNNNNNNNNNNNNNNNNNNNNNNNNNNNNNNNNNNNNNNNNNNNNNNNNNNNNNNNNNNNNNNNNNNNNNNNNNNNNNNNNNNNNNNNNNNNNNNNNNNNNNNNNNNNNNNNNNNNNNNNNNNNNNNNNNNNNNNNNNNNNNNNNNNNNNNNNNNNNNNNNNNNNNNNNNNNNNNNNNNNNNNNNNNNNNNNNNNNNNNNNNNNNNNNNNNNNNNNNNNNNNNNNNNNNNNNNNNNNNNNNNNNNNNNNNNNNNNNNNNNNNNNNNNNNNNNNNNNNNNNNNNNNNNNNNNNNNNNNNNNNNNNNNNNNNNNNNNNNNNNNNNNNNNNNNNNNNNNNNNNNNNNNNNNNNNNNNNNNNNNNNNNNNNNNNNNNNNNNtgttaaggttgactttacttatgtcaagacatgaagtatgattatgcatgtgaattacacttatgacttcttaatgggtttgcttagtatatgtgggggtatgggactccatgtgtacattgcacaagtgagcttgtgaaggggttgtgagggtggtttacctatgatatgaactaaatgggttatgactaatgatgtaataaatgaatgagtccttatatgatgctataaagtatgttggtcttatgtctaaatGAAGATgatatgacttgttgaatatgatgtgtctagtctatggtggcttcctaggaacacttggtgtgagtagtattatgggatgctacttgcacattgcactagtgtgacttggggttgtcttaggtgatggttcctatgtgaagactatgtcttatggtgtgcttatgactctatgaatatatgtggttgaattgatgaaggctatatgtaagttcacctttggtaaccttaaggcaatacattgcaccaagtattccctaagggttgcttgaggaaaggagttaagataaagataaaggtaatgtattgtatgcattgaatgtgcctaaaatgttataagtggctctattTGCTATTATGAATAATTTTcgtgtgtatgatgatgtatgtggtttatattgtgcctgTGTACtaaatgttcatgaagtttctctaaaaaaggcatgatgcatggtttccaactaaatgtccttttaagagcatgttttgcatggttatcatacttagtgcattcttgtactaacactattcttcttcatctttttacaccaagtgtaggtgatggtgcctaaagggtctttcctagaagtgatgagtttggcttactattcccaagttcgggtgtgtccttaaagatttcaaggacctttatgttaaagagtttccttaagttctatgtactagatagtagtttcttttgtattgtaacggttgtgtccctcttgtgttgtagtcatgttttaagatggctaccttgagacgtagtactccaatttttataataaaggtttaaatgaggtgacttttatgtcttgtgttatattatgaaaaagttttaaattttttgctatttttctatgataaatgctatgacgaatgctaaggacttgtataagacctccgagaggtcgaatacgccggtaacgactagggggtgctctcgggtcgttacaacaACGATGATAACTAAAAAATTTAGGGATTTCAAATTTGGGAAAACTGGGCCAGATTAAATATGGGTTGTGAGCTACTGGGCTTGAGACATAATCAGATCTTTATAAGGCTTTTTATATTGTAGACTGTAGagagtatatatataagtttgatttttcggttaactaaaattataaaatttaaaaccgaaaaccgaactgaaatattgaaattttagaatttaaaaccaaaaccgATCAAataaaccgaaaaaccgaaactaaaattaaaaaaaatcgacTTGGTTGGTTTTTTGGGTTTAAACCATATTATGCCCAACCCTATGAGTAATTCCTCATTACCCAAATCATTGTGGATGTATGCTCTTAAAActattatatatttgttaaacAGGATTCCTAGTAAGACAGTTCCAAAGACCCCTTTTGAACTATGGACTGGAAGGAAGCCTAGTTTAAGACACCTGCATGTTTGGGGTTGTCAAGCGGAAGCTAGAGTTATAATCCACATGAAAAGAAATTAGATTCTCAAACGGAAAGTGGTTACTTTATTGGCTATCTAAAGAAATCTAAAGGGTATAAATTTTACTGTCCAAATCATAGTTCGAGAATTGTTGAAATCGATAAtataaaattcattgaaaatgGTGAAGTTAGTGGGAGCGGTGAACGACAAAGTGTGGAAATTAATGAGGTAAGGGTAAATATTTCATTGCCCGTGAATGTACCTATTTTCGCACCAATAACAAATGTTGTTCCTCTTGTTGAAGAATACTTTAATAATGTTAAACAACATTTTGGGTGAAACACTTTAAGAAGGAACTAACTCACAAATATCTGACGCAAATGAAACACAAACAGTGCCATTAAGAAAATCGTCAATTTAAGATGATTAT containing:
- the LOC125851468 gene encoding uncharacterized protein LOC125851468 gives rise to the protein MNTDTGANLNTSLMHEICEKFKFIHRNYTPYRPQMNGAVEVANKNINRILRKIIDNYKHWHENWPFALLGYRTMIRISIGETPYLLVYGTEAVLPMEVEIPSLRIIQEAELSNAKWTHIWDEQLMLIDEKRMNAVCYKQLYQYRMTNVFNKRVRLRQFEPGQLVLK